One segment of Niallia sp. Man26 DNA contains the following:
- the cydC gene encoding thiol reductant ABC exporter subunit CydC, which translates to MSALLKVIKLVLIEKKDIVIAVICGFIAGISSVGLFAASGYLISKSALTPPFYTLIVLTSTVKLLGLVKAGAKYGERLYSHRATFTILSNLRVAFFEKLTPLVPNVFQKYRSGDLLARVVGDVESLQNFFLRVFYPPMVLLLVFISTIFFASFYSMEIAVILLIGFLLTTVLIPALFTLRQVKINGKVRNERGELSTYITEMMFGFRDLKLFQQLQTKQNHLISQSEAYIAQQKAKNINKISSQSFNGFITFVVSWFVLAFGAYLVTNGTLEGIFLAMLVMVSLTVFEPAAPMAVFPIYMQESSDASKRLYDVVEDPDVQVNETKATIFKLPDNAPSLHFKEIQFTHQGDWRTTIPNLSLTIPSKSKVAIVGASGSGKSTLLQIALKLLQVQNGKVFWDKQDTASIAGEAIWEQAKVVLQENHFFYGTIRENLKLAGAELTDDQLKAALTNVNLEQFSLDQQVLENGENLSGGEKQRLAIARAFLKKGHLWLLDEPTSSLDALTEQSIYQRLFEYAKEDTLILISHRLQGLDRMDLIIVMDQGNIIEYGSYQELLNKEGYFFQMKTLEESLL; encoded by the coding sequence ATGAGCGCTTTGCTAAAAGTAATTAAACTAGTTTTAATAGAGAAAAAAGATATCGTTATTGCGGTTATCTGTGGCTTTATTGCTGGAATTAGTAGTGTAGGTTTATTTGCAGCAAGTGGTTATCTTATTTCTAAATCGGCCTTAACCCCTCCCTTTTATACATTAATTGTATTAACATCAACTGTAAAATTATTAGGTCTAGTTAAAGCAGGGGCAAAATACGGAGAGCGTCTTTATTCCCACAGAGCAACATTTACCATTTTAAGTAATTTGCGAGTGGCTTTTTTTGAAAAATTAACCCCACTTGTTCCAAATGTTTTTCAAAAGTATAGAAGTGGAGATTTACTAGCACGTGTAGTTGGAGACGTAGAAAGTTTACAAAATTTCTTTCTGAGAGTTTTTTACCCACCAATGGTGTTATTACTTGTTTTTATTAGTACCATTTTCTTTGCTAGCTTCTATTCAATGGAGATTGCTGTAATCCTTTTAATTGGATTTTTATTGACCACCGTCCTTATTCCAGCGCTATTTACCTTAAGACAAGTGAAGATTAATGGCAAAGTTAGAAATGAACGTGGTGAATTATCCACATATATTACAGAAATGATGTTTGGCTTTCGTGATTTAAAGTTATTTCAACAATTACAAACAAAACAAAATCATTTAATAAGTCAATCAGAAGCCTATATTGCTCAACAAAAAGCTAAAAATATAAATAAAATATCCAGTCAATCGTTTAATGGATTTATTACCTTTGTAGTCAGCTGGTTTGTCTTAGCCTTTGGAGCATATTTAGTTACGAATGGTACATTAGAAGGGATATTTTTGGCAATGCTAGTCATGGTTTCCCTTACTGTCTTTGAGCCTGCAGCACCAATGGCCGTCTTTCCAATCTATATGCAAGAAAGCAGTGATGCTTCCAAGCGTTTATATGATGTAGTAGAAGACCCAGACGTACAGGTTAATGAGACTAAGGCGACTATATTTAAATTACCGGATAATGCCCCATCACTACACTTTAAAGAAATCCAGTTTACACACCAAGGCGATTGGCGGACAACAATCCCTAATCTTTCATTAACGATACCATCTAAATCGAAAGTAGCAATTGTAGGTGCAAGTGGTTCTGGAAAATCCACATTACTGCAAATTGCCTTAAAGTTACTACAAGTTCAAAACGGTAAAGTATTCTGGGATAAACAAGATACAGCAAGTATTGCAGGCGAAGCAATCTGGGAACAAGCAAAGGTAGTGTTGCAGGAAAATCATTTCTTTTATGGTACCATCCGAGAAAATCTAAAATTAGCTGGAGCTGAACTTACAGATGATCAGTTGAAAGCTGCCTTAACTAACGTAAATCTTGAACAATTTTCATTAGATCAGCAAGTATTAGAAAACGGTGAAAATCTTTCAGGAGGAGAAAAACAGCGATTAGCCATTGCTAGAGCTTTCCTAAAGAAAGGACATCTGTGGTTATTAGATGAGCCCACTTCATCATTAGATGCACTGACAGAACAAAGTATTTATCAGCGACTTTTCGAATATGCAAAAGAGGATACTTTAATACTAATCAGTCATAGGCTGCAAGGATTAGACAGAATGGATCTAATTATTGTAATGGACCAAGGAAATATTATAGAATACGGTTCCTACCAAGAGCTTTTGAACAAAGAAGGATATTTCTTTCAAATGAAAACATTAGAAGAAAGTTTACTTTAA
- a CDS encoding LTA synthase family protein, with the protein METSYLNKFKKLNNIMVIYLFMVFLIWLKTYFVQITQFKLGIENLLQQFLLFLNPLGSSLLFLGIALLFKGRKKYYLLFGLYFFLSFLLYANVLYYRFFNDFITLPTLTQTQNFGDVSSSLFSLLKPYDFLFFFDFIMLLILFAVKFIKIDNRNLKRKQKLGLFAIGLLLSIGNLILAETDRPQLLTRGFDRNYIVKYLGLYNYTIYDGIQSTRASAQRVLASSDEITEVVNFTQANYAKPNPEYFGIGKGMNVIYFHLESIQNFVINYSLNGEEVTPFLNSLTQDENTLYFNNFFHQTAQGKTSDAEFMIENSLYGLSRGSAFTTKSGNSYQAAPGILGQQGYTSAVFHGNAGSFWNRNEMYKSLGYTNFFDESYYDDVDPEQMTGYGIMDKPFFQKSVPLLNSLKQPFYAKFITVSNHYPYTMNQEETSIEPATTEDKSVDNYFQTARYADEALNNFFDYLKKTGLYDNSIIIMYGDHYGISENHNTAMEKVIGKEVTPFESAALQRVPLFIRVPGQKGGTIEEYGGQIDLLPTLLHLLGIDTKKYIQFGTDLLSEDHNELVPFRNGDFVSPTISSIDEKFYNSKTGKVIQDEQTIEAKRLLDKVTTTLSLSDKVVNGDLLRFYTPKNFKPIDPNDYFYTRTDNDKE; encoded by the coding sequence ATGGAAACTAGCTACCTTAATAAATTTAAAAAATTAAATAATATCATGGTTATTTATCTTTTTATGGTATTTTTAATATGGTTAAAGACCTACTTTGTACAAATAACACAATTTAAATTAGGGATTGAAAACCTCTTACAGCAGTTTTTATTATTTTTAAACCCGCTTGGTTCTTCTTTATTATTTTTAGGCATAGCATTGCTATTTAAAGGACGAAAAAAATACTATCTACTATTTGGCTTATATTTCTTTCTATCATTCTTATTGTATGCAAATGTTCTATACTATCGTTTTTTTAATGATTTCATTACCCTGCCAACTTTAACCCAAACTCAAAACTTTGGTGATGTAAGTAGTAGCCTTTTTTCATTATTAAAACCGTATGATTTTCTATTCTTTTTTGATTTTATTATGTTACTAATATTATTTGCAGTAAAATTTATTAAAATCGACAATAGAAACTTAAAAAGAAAGCAGAAACTGGGTTTGTTTGCTATTGGTTTACTCTTGTCTATAGGTAATTTGATTTTAGCGGAGACAGATAGGCCACAATTATTAACAAGAGGATTTGATAGAAATTATATTGTAAAGTATTTAGGTTTATATAACTACACTATTTATGATGGTATACAAAGTACAAGAGCTTCCGCACAAAGGGTATTAGCTTCAAGTGACGAAATAACAGAAGTTGTTAACTTTACTCAAGCAAATTATGCTAAGCCTAACCCAGAATACTTTGGTATTGGTAAAGGAATGAACGTTATATATTTCCACTTAGAGTCCATTCAAAATTTTGTTATAAACTATAGTTTAAACGGCGAAGAGGTTACTCCGTTTTTAAACTCACTAACACAAGATGAAAATACTTTATATTTTAATAACTTCTTCCATCAAACAGCACAAGGAAAAACCTCTGATGCAGAATTTATGATAGAAAATTCACTCTACGGCTTGTCTAGGGGTTCTGCCTTTACAACTAAAAGTGGTAATTCTTACCAAGCTGCACCTGGTATTTTAGGACAACAAGGCTATACTTCTGCCGTTTTCCATGGTAACGCAGGTAGCTTTTGGAACAGAAACGAAATGTATAAGTCTTTAGGTTATACTAATTTTTTTGATGAAAGCTATTATGATGATGTAGACCCTGAACAAATGACCGGTTATGGTATTATGGACAAGCCATTTTTTCAAAAGTCCGTTCCTTTACTTAATTCTCTGAAACAGCCATTTTATGCTAAGTTTATCACTGTTTCCAATCATTATCCTTATACGATGAATCAAGAGGAAACTTCTATAGAGCCTGCTACTACAGAAGATAAATCTGTAGACAACTATTTTCAAACAGCACGTTACGCAGATGAGGCTTTAAATAACTTTTTTGATTACTTAAAGAAAACTGGTTTATATGATAACTCTATTATCATCATGTATGGAGACCATTACGGAATTTCAGAGAATCATAATACAGCAATGGAGAAAGTGATTGGAAAAGAAGTAACTCCCTTTGAATCAGCTGCACTACAGCGTGTTCCTTTATTCATTCGTGTACCCGGCCAAAAAGGTGGAACGATTGAAGAGTATGGTGGACAAATTGACCTGTTGCCAACACTATTACATCTTCTGGGTATTGATACGAAAAAATATATTCAATTTGGGACAGACCTTTTATCTGAAGACCATAATGAACTTGTACCATTTAGAAACGGTGACTTTGTAAGTCCAACCATATCATCAATTGATGAAAAATTTTACAATTCAAAAACGGGAAAGGTAATACAGGATGAGCAAACCATTGAGGCAAAAAGGCTTCTAGATAAGGTCACTACCACCCTTTCTCTTTCCGATAAAGTAGTAAATGGTGATCTTTTAAGATTCTATACTCCTAAAAACTTTAAACCGATAGATCCAAATGATTACTTTTATACAAGAACTGATAATGATAAAGAATAA
- a CDS encoding ArsR family transcriptional regulator yields the protein MKRDINSLLSDENIKGLSRLCKVLTNPTRIKILSLIYKKELTINQISDRLKMSSSMISNQVNYLTNVKYIECRKGSENFYRHDDEELIITINQLLKQAY from the coding sequence ATGAAAAGAGATATCAACTCTTTGTTATCTGATGAAAATATAAAGGGACTTTCACGTCTTTGTAAAGTACTTACAAATCCAACAAGAATAAAAATATTATCTTTGATATATAAAAAAGAGTTAACAATAAATCAGATTTCTGACAGACTGAAAATGTCTAGTTCTATGATATCTAATCAAGTAAACTATTTAACAAATGTAAAATATATTGAGTGTAGAAAAGGGTCAGAGAATTTTTATAGACATGACGACGAAGAACTAATTATTACAATAAACCAATTATTAAAACAAGCATATTAA
- the cydD gene encoding thiol reductant ABC exporter subunit CydD has product MQKLKQTIWLYKKRIFLLMGLTLILGIAVITQAFAMTNIVDGVFLNHQTFSAVIPWLILLLFILLIRSSSDYLSKRIGVSIASDVKNATRKELLTKYAGSSIQLAEKGQTGKKVSMLLDGVDEMDSFYSQFIPQVMQSTFVPILVLIIIFTQHINSGLILLVSAPFIPIYMIIIGIKTQKKSEEKLEKLASFSGNFLDALKGLVTLKLFDQTKRQKDELEKSSLSFRDTTLDILKIAFTQSFALELISMLSIGIVALELAIQMIIYENMSFFTAFLILILVPEFFTSLKELGTTFHNGRASMGATKKVLEEFEEQENLLLWGKEELPKQDVPPTILLDQVGYTYPVGDFQLKPVTATFLPKQKIAIVGASGTGKSTLLNILAGMITPDHGSVKINSRELTSYTEASWLNQISYISQHPYIFSGTIAENISMGITDKVEETAIEEAARLAGLLPLIKSLEKGFQTEIGEAGRGLSSGEKQRVSIARAFLKKPNIVLLDEPTRGLDLATESILQQSIEMLSEKATVITVAHRLHTIKNADQILYLENGQLQATGSHEYLVENIPAYKKIVTIQKGGAKQ; this is encoded by the coding sequence ATGCAAAAATTAAAGCAGACCATCTGGTTATATAAAAAAAGAATTTTTCTTTTAATGGGATTAACATTAATACTTGGTATAGCCGTTATTACACAGGCTTTCGCAATGACGAATATAGTGGATGGTGTCTTCTTGAATCATCAAACCTTTTCAGCAGTTATACCATGGTTAATCCTATTATTATTCATACTATTGATTAGATCTAGTTCTGATTATCTAAGTAAACGTATCGGTGTTTCCATTGCGAGCGATGTAAAGAATGCTACGCGTAAAGAATTATTAACGAAATATGCTGGTAGCTCTATTCAGTTAGCAGAAAAAGGGCAAACAGGTAAAAAGGTTAGTATGCTGCTTGATGGTGTGGATGAGATGGATAGCTTTTATAGTCAATTTATTCCGCAAGTGATGCAGAGCACCTTTGTACCGATTTTAGTGCTAATAATCATTTTTACACAACATATCAATTCAGGTTTAATACTATTAGTTTCCGCTCCTTTTATTCCGATCTATATGATTATCATCGGAATTAAAACGCAAAAAAAATCAGAAGAGAAGTTAGAAAAACTAGCTTCTTTTTCTGGTAACTTTTTAGATGCATTAAAAGGACTCGTTACGTTAAAGTTATTTGACCAAACGAAACGTCAAAAGGATGAATTAGAAAAAAGTAGTTTGAGTTTTCGTGACACAACTCTTGATATACTAAAGATTGCTTTTACACAATCCTTTGCACTTGAACTTATCTCCATGTTAAGTATAGGAATTGTTGCACTGGAATTGGCTATACAGATGATTATTTATGAAAACATGTCATTCTTTACGGCCTTTTTAATTCTTATATTAGTTCCTGAGTTTTTTACTTCATTAAAAGAACTAGGAACAACATTCCATAATGGCAGAGCAAGTATGGGAGCGACGAAAAAAGTATTAGAAGAATTTGAGGAACAAGAAAACTTGTTGTTATGGGGAAAAGAAGAGCTGCCAAAGCAGGATGTTCCTCCAACTATATTACTTGATCAAGTAGGATATACCTATCCTGTTGGGGACTTTCAATTAAAGCCGGTCACTGCTACGTTCTTGCCAAAACAAAAGATTGCCATAGTTGGTGCAAGTGGAACAGGGAAATCTACTTTACTTAACATATTGGCAGGAATGATAACTCCAGATCATGGGTCAGTTAAAATTAATAGTAGAGAGCTGACTAGCTATACAGAAGCTTCCTGGTTAAATCAGATCTCTTACATTTCACAGCACCCTTATATTTTTTCTGGTACGATAGCCGAAAATATATCAATGGGGATTACAGATAAGGTAGAAGAAACAGCTATAGAAGAGGCTGCAAGATTGGCTGGGCTTTTACCACTTATAAAATCTTTAGAAAAAGGGTTTCAAACAGAAATAGGGGAAGCAGGCAGGGGATTATCTAGCGGCGAGAAACAAAGGGTATCCATTGCCAGAGCCTTTCTGAAAAAACCGAATATAGTTTTACTTGATGAGCCAACACGAGGACTTGATCTTGCTACGGAAAGTATCTTGCAGCAATCGATTGAAATGCTAAGTGAAAAGGCGACTGTTATAACGGTAGCACATCGATTGCATACCATTAAAAATGCAGATCAGATTCTCTATCTAGAGAATGGGCAGTTACAAGCAACTGGTTCGCATGAATACTTGGTTGAGAATATCCCAGCATATAAAAAAATTGTTACCATTCAAAAAGGGGGGGCTAAACAATGA